The DNA window TGATCATCTTGATCACTAATGTTTTGTTAGCCTCGTCAGCATGACATACTCATGTATGACTTACTCTTTCGAACATGGGCCTCCTCATCGCTATCAAGCTCACCACCGCTAGTTTCCTTGATAGCATCTCGCTCATCCTCTTTGCCCGTCGACAACCTTCTTGCATCCGAGCCTGAATCGTCATCGTTGTCCAAAACAGCCTCAAGCATTCGGATGGCCGTGATGTACGAAATCTCGCATCCGGAGAGGTTCTCATTCGTAACTTCGTCAATTGCGGCAGCGCGACTCATCTCAAGTGCCCGATCATACATGAGCTTCTCGGCACTTATGCCAGGGGTCAAGTAAACCTGCTTGGTCGCGCCCCCGGCAGAGGACGCAATCGATTCGGTTCCATGGTTAGATGGGTGGCTGGGATGGTCTTCGGGCAGTTGCTTCTGCGCTTCCGTGAGCTTCATACGGACGATTTCCGACTTCTCCAGCACCTCGTTAAATCGCTGTCGAACCCACTGAACCACTGCGTTTATGCGTTGAACAATGCTCtgggcagcagcagccgatAGGCCGGTGCCTGTCTCTCCCCGGCTCTTCTTGGACCACCAGACACTAGCTATGTCCATAGCTCTAGCGAGAAGAGTGAGCGACTTCACATATAGAACAAGAGCCTCCTCTGAGAGAGCAACAATTGCCTCAACTGTCagtccatcttcctcatttTCCAATTGATCAGGTTCAAGACCGCCCAAGATGTGATCAGCGGACGGCGCTAGAGGAACAAGCTGCTTATACTTGACTTCGGCGAAACCGTAGACACAGTCACTGCGTGTCGCGAACTCTTCTATGGCTTGCGCGGCTCGGGCATCCTCGTCGGTTCCGTAAGTGTTCTTTCCGTCACCTAAAAGACCGACTGGGGCCTGAGGTGTTGGATATGTCGGAAAAGCTTGGTACAGGGGAGGCGATGGGCCCTTTGGTGTACCACGCAGAGGGGGGACCTTAAAGCCAAAAAGACGCAGGCTGGCGTCTTGGATCGCTTTAGAGATAGCACTAGAGGCTGATCCTGGACTAGCAGAGAGAGCCTTCTCGTACGATGATTTACGGTCATGGCGGCTCTGGGTCACCAAAGCATTGCGTGAGGACGGTGTGGCAATTGCTCCTGACGTAGAAGTGGGTGCGCCTTGTTGAGTATATCGTCGAGTCATGGCTCCTGTTCTTTGAGAGGAAGGGTCCCCGAATCGCTCGTTCGCTGCCAGTTCATCGGCCAGGGCGTTGACCTCAACATGCCGTCTCTCAACAACTACATATTCCCGCTCCAAGGCAACATCTTGTGccgccttctcctcttctgtaATTGATGGATTGCTCAAGGCTCTGTCCCTGCGTGCTTGGTTCAGAAGAGATGTAGGAGGTGAGGCCTTATCGCGACCATTCCCCCTATCCTGGACACGTTGCTGAACCGGGGCAGTCGCTGCATGGTGTGCAACTGGGCGGCGAATTCCAAGACCCTCACCGACCTCGCGAGGAGAATTTCCTGTTGGCCGTTGACTGTCATGCGATTGCCGAGAATACCGACCTTCTCCCGGGCTTGCTGCTTGTGGCGACCTTGAGTGCTGATCTCTGGGAGATCTTGAAGCAATGCCGTCTCGTGGCGATTCGTAACCGGCTTGTCGGGGACTTCGCGATGATAACGAAGGCGAGCCCCCATGAAAGGCTGACCTCACCTCCCGAGGTTCTTGCCTGACTGGCTTTGGAATATCATCCTCTACTAAGCCAGGAATTTCGTTCGTAACGACCTGATGTGCGAAGAAGTTCTCGAAGCTCAGTCGCTCAACAGGACTTCTCTTGAGTAGACTTCGAATTAGAGCTTTCAGGTCGGCACTGATATTTACCTCCCTGGGGAACTTGATAACATCCTCGGCGGCTTCAATCTTACGCAGCAGTTCGACGTGGTTTCTAGCCCGGAACGGAGGGCGACCTGTGCTCATTTCATAGAGCACAGTTCCCACTGACCAAAGATCGGCTTTCGCATCATATCGCTCGTATCGGAGAATTTCTGGGGCCATGTACAGGGGGGATCCACAAAGGGTATCAGCCAGGGAAGTGGAGGGAAGCACACGTGCGAAGCCGAAGTCGGCAAGCTTGAGCATAGGTAAAGATGCTAAACCAGCGATAGGGATCAGCGAGTCTTGGCTGGCTTGCATGACAGGGCGACTTCTTTGGTCCCTGAACGGTCGTGAGGGTAGCAGTAGCAGATTTTGGGGCTTGACATCTCGGTGAACGTAGTTCTTGCTGCGTAGGAACTCGAGGGCACTAGTCAGCTGTTTCAAGAAATGTCGAATGACAACCTCATGCAAACCGGAGTTGGGCGCACTTGGATACTTGCGGGCCATATCATGCGTGGCAGGATGTGTGGCGAGCTTCTCTCGTTTCTTGATGAACAGAGATAGATCGCCAAGCTCGCAGTATTCCATAATTAAGTTGATGTGGCTTGTCGACTCGAGACAGTCATGGAGGGCGACAATGTGAGGGTGGCGTAATGTCTTGAGTATTTGTATTTCGCTGTAGAGGTTCTCTCGTagcttcttgttcagccGTTCGAGCTCGACGGATTTTATGGCAACGGCAGCCTTAGTGTCCTTTATCAAGATTGTCAGTGATTATCTAGGATCAAGTATGCCATGAAATGCTCTTTGACTTGTGGTACCAAAAGGAACAGTCCGACAAGCCACCTCAGTgatgcagcagcaacaaacaAGCAACGCAAGTTGGTACGATGACAGAGAAGCAAGTCAAATCAAGGATGGGAGCTTTGTCGTACCTTATGCCAACCCAAATACACTTGAGCAAAACTACCCTTTCCAATCTCGGAGCCGATGTTGAACTGTCCTACTACAGCACGACTGCCCGACTTCCTGGACcccgaggaggtcgaggactCTTGCCGGGCCGCCATGGCTTCCTGGTTGTTGTTATCGATGGCAGGAAGATAGCCGGACTGCGTTGTAGCCCTAAGGCTTATAAGATTCGGGGGAGGTGTGTGTCACAGACCAGGTCGTCATGTAATCGATAGATGGAAGCTGTCGCAAGCGCCGATGGGCGTGGTGGAAGAGGCGAGAAGGGGACAGAGGAGGATGGGGATGATTATCGACCAAGCGGAAGGCGATAAACGAAAGGTCAGAGGCGAACCTGCGCTGATGGTTGGTGAAGTATCAAGTGGTCGGTGAGGACGAAGGACCCCTATGGGTGGACAGCCGAAGACGGATGGGAtaagacgagacgagacaatACTACCCGACCTTAGCTCAGAGGCGAGGTTGAGAGGCAGGTAGGTATCCGAAAGGGTGCGTAGAGTATCGACGGGTACTTGACTCGCTGCGCGCCTGCACTGCTATATCGAGCCAAACACAAGAGTTAGTGGATGTGGATGAGTAGAACAACTGATGGGATTCGAGATCAAGAGCTCGTTCgcaatgaagagaagaggaagagaagaggaagagaagaggacaAGAGAAACAGAAAGGACGGGAGAAACACGAACAAGAAGCTACGGGGGATGCGTGTGACAGCGAGCGATGGTGACGGCACGAGCAATGGCGATCACGGCCGGGGATTGGATTGCACGGGTATGATCCAGCGATTCTTCACTTGCCTTGCCTTAGAGGCTACAGCCTACAAGCACAGCCAGCACCCAGAGTCATTGTCAGATGGGGCTTGCTGGGGTGCTTGATGCTGGTGCGACAGGGCAGGATAAGGATAGTCGAGGACAGAGAATGCGACGGGATAGGAATAGGTAGGCTAGGGGGGAAATAAAAAACGACACCCCTCGATGGGTAGAACGCCAGCGAAGTTTGGTGAATTTGGGGTCGTTTAATTTCTCTCCCCGGGGTAGGGTACCGCACTGTACTGTACCTAGGACTAAATGGACACACTGGATGGATACCGATAAGCCTGGCAAGACCGGGGGGTATGTTGaaggccaggccaggccaggtGACTAACACGGCACTGAAGCGAAGCTTTAGGCCTTTGGTAACGATCCAATCTGAGACGTTATACGAGCGCCAACCGTTGACCTGAGTCGAGGGCCGTCCGTACTTGTTTTTAACTTagggaggaggatgagcGTGATCGGAGATAATCGCCCCCCCCAAAAACCGTGGACGCGGATAGGGCGGTTAGAGAGGCGGACGACAGCGGTGACTCAATGGAAGCGAGGGATGGGATGGTTTGATGTTATCGTGCACCTCGAGTGCATTGGCAATGCCCAGAGTCTAGAATTATGCAGGTTGGAGATTCGTACGTGTTGCTGAATGGGGTGTAGTGTCTTTCCGTGCTGTAGGTACAGACGGGAGTACAGAGACAGTCCAAGGCTCCAAGTCAAGAGGTCGGGACAGGCTGATCGGGGTTGCGTCACACACGCCCTAGGCGCAACTCTGGCACCGACTATCGTATTGTAGGTGCACGAGAGAGCTAGGCGGTGGTCGAACAGATGCTGTGCGAGCAAGAATAACCACAAAGCACAGAGTACAGAAGGTTAATTGAGGCAAACAAGATAAAGTCCCAtgtaaagaaaagaaagagaaaactaaaaactaaaaaaggaTGATAGAGATAACAAAGTGGAAAGTgaatacctaggtaggtagttattatgatgatgagaggtgAAGTGAATGACCGGTACGAATCAAGCCCAGTTAAGGTCGGGTTTCTAGAAGGGGGAAAATGGGGAATGGCTGCGTGCAGTGACTGTCCAGGACAGTAGCCTGTAACTAGCCCGGCTGTAGGGGGCGCGTTACCTCAGGCAGCGCGAAGCTCCAAAGCTTCCATCCATTCAAAGTATGGAAGGTAACCCTTGAGTACTACGTACTGTACCGTACCTGTTTATTAGCGTGTGAACTGCCGCAGGTGTCAGAGGGTCCTGGAGAATCTCCAATCGACAAGGATGTTGAGTGTCAAGGGGCTACATGCGATCTATGTGGGAATCAGCCTCAAGTCGCAAGTACCTCTCAACTTGGCTCAGAATGACAGCCTCACAAGTGGGTGTGGATGACTGAGACACACTCACATTCACGCAGGGGGGAATCATTGGAGATTGCAGAAGCAGTGAGTAAGTGACTCTGACTGTCTGACAGCAGATAATAATACATACCGTTAACTAGGTAGACatacctaataattaagagacAATGATCAAAGAGGGTCTGTCTTGCGGGGGATGATGACCTGGAGGCTAATCGATCCCTTTTGGGTGACCCCGTGATACATCCAAGTCCAAAACGAGACCAGGggatcaaagacaagagtgggatgagaagagacaaaACCTGGAAGAGCCAAGCGATGGATGAATGAATCAGTGACTCAGTGAGTCAAGTCCAGTCACTCACTCTACTTCGTATATTAAGGtggaaaaggaaaacagCCGACAACCGCCGCAGCCTCTTTTCCCCATCCACCCCCAACCAAGCACCCAAGTCAgtctaaaaaaaaaacaaagagGAATCATGCGGTGCATGATAACGATAAACTAACAGTGCAATGCTACACGCTGAGCTAAGCTATTCCGGGCCAAGTTCGACCACCTTCAACTCCTCCTGTTAACGTTGTGAGTGCCTCGTGAGGAGGTGTTGTTGCCTGAGCCCCGATGATGTGATGCATCTGATCTGTGAACAATAAGGGGAGaaagcctcttcttcctaaactcaaactcaattTGGTCAAAACATCCCGTCATTGTAGGCTGTAACAATCATCATTAAGTATGTACTATAGTAGTCATTAGCCTTGAACTGGCTTGAGGTACGAACAGATACCACGACACAcaggtacatacatacatatacTGACTGTACCCACGCTGGCTCACGGACGGGGATACAAGGTTATGGGTGCCGAGGTCGCCCGGCCCCACTGAGCCTCTCTCACGCGTCCACTTTCTCCGGAAGCTCTAGGTAGCATGTTCTGAAACCTGGACCTGGGAAATGGAGGATGAAACATGTCAATATCAATCAAGTCTTGAACAACCTTGAATTGGCTTGTTTTACGCCAGCCAAGTTTACGAGACTTCAAGCATTGAACATCGATCGCAGTCATGGTACTAATGCATGTACTGACTGTACTCTCCAAGTACTCACCAAGCGTTCTCATGCTCTCACCACCTCAACTGACTGCTATCAGCCCCCCCTCAAATCAAGACTGGTCGGGCATGTTTCTCCATCTACGCCATGGCCCGCTATAGTGCTCCCTGCCACGAGGTGCGACCAGCCCAGTGAGAAACATTGGCTGATCGTCGCTGATAGTCTGGACAAGAAGATAGGGCAAGGTCCGGTCCGGCAAAAGGACCAAACACTTTTGATCTTGTCGCAGATAAATCTTGACCTCCCTTGTTTGGGCAAGATCAAGTTAGAGCCAAGCTCGTGCTCATGGAAGACATAGAGAGTTCGGATGGCGAAATAATTGTTATTAATACTGTAATTCTATGCCGGTCACGCAAAGCGCATGGCGTCAGCGGatgctcgctcgctcgcaATAGGAGGCGTTCCATTGCTCTGTAATGCACCGCAGCATGGTTTTATTCTTATCGAAGCAAGCTCACAAGAGATTCGCCCGGCCAAAGAGCATTATCATTATCATTATCGTGTCCATGCCCATGCCGCATAGAGGTACAACAGTACCCCTACTCTGCAAGTTGTCTTCCCTTTTTGGAAACCAGGCAGACGAGGCCCGTGAGGTTTCCCCGACTTTTTGAGTTAGTTAGCTAGCAGTAGGACTCGGGTCTAGGAAAAGGGTGGGCAACCTTTGAACTAATCGGATCATGGTGAGAGTGATGTTTCCGGATattgatgatggcattgaAACTGGTGAGACATGGTAACCTTAGTAGACAGGACAAGCCAGGAACAGAGCACCCATTTCCATTATCCCGTCAACTGAACACACGAGTCGTGATGATTCCTAAGCAATAGAGGTACAGTCGAGTCAATTCAGGACAGCTAATAACTAAGCACAAAAAACAATACAAATacaaacacaaacacaaacacaaatACCGTCATCGCTCATACCCAGATCGTCATCTTCTCGCCCTAGTTAGATCAGCAACTATCCCCCTGTTCCTTGACCGACTGGGTGCTTGAAAGCCGCTAGAACAAGGGAGCATGTTGCCTCGTCAACtctaaaaagaaagaaagaaaaaaggcatCATGTGCTGAATCACTCCCATACTATTAACAAAGGAGTATGGGATAGTGACGCAGGCATGGGCAAGTCTAGCCTCGAATGTTTAGTTTCTCTAGTTAGGTCACTCAAGTTTCCTGTCTGATAGTTACCGGTATGATACGCTTCGACTATCTCTTGGCGTTCCCGATGCATCTCAATCGAGTTAGTGAAAACCTGGAGAAGTGATCGATCCATTGCTTTCTTATCTCTCACGTTGAACCCCGATATTTCTCTTATCATGGATGAGGTGTGTTGGACATGTGCTTCTCTGCCTTCTCAGTTCGGCATACCGAGAATTTAGGATCACACACCAAAGTCCCCAAAATGCGTCCTCATGAATCGATAGAATACGACCTCGAATTGGATGGAGTCCTCTGCCATTAACCCCCACGATCATTCTGCCCTTGTGTGCCTGGCTAAACAGTCAGCCAACCACACTCCAAACACGTGGATCTACTCATCGATAACTCTTCTCATCCCTCCAATGTTAACGCAGCCACTCATGCTTTCTCTCTCCATTGCGTACATACTGATTGTTCATGTATGTGATTCTACCTCCTGCAGTTTGCTCAATCTGTAACTTGCTCACGTCGAGTCGCATTCTGCGAGTTTCACGAGACAATGATCCTCCCGTAACACAACGTCTTCTCTATCAATCGGGTCAACATACGATCGGCCCAGATAATGTGAAAGGTTGCCTCTGCCTATCACGAATGGCCTCATCCCCACCACCTCCTACCGTAGTATCCTTCAAGTAACCAACAATACGGGCGATACCTCATGTATCAGGCCTCAAACAGGCACCCAGCATGACCGTCCAGCAATCCCCACATCCAATACCGCATGCCACGCGTTCAACAAATATGTACAGTGCATGATTCGTAAGGGCTGCTGCGTTACTGTGAGCGCTCTTTGAGCCCCTCATGCGTCAATTGCAATTGTAATTGGATGTCGTATGTCACCGCTCCAAATGCCGCTGAAGGATCCGTTGAATCGGCGGCTTTACACCGGCCCTTTCGCCGTGCTTCGGGCTCCGTAACGCCGTGTTTCAAGATCCACCGGACGGAAGACACGGATCCGATCCCGGGTTTCACTGTTACAGGTGTTATCATATGTTGGGTTTTCAGAAATGTCCCTTTTCTCCGGTGATGCGAGTCATGAAAGTATTCCTGCGCAGAACCATAATTACGTCGTCTCATGGTAAATCAACTGCAACGAGTCAGAGACGTACCTTAGAGCAGCATAGGTACCAAGACAATACCTTGGCCAGCACAGTCAGCTGTTACCCACACGTCGTTTTCCTTGTCGATTGCAACATAGGTTGAGTCTCCAAGATTACTAAGATGTCTTGCCAGGTAACTTATGTAACATTGTTCATGTATGTATCTGCCTGCACTTGTCCCATGATGGACGGCGATCGCATGGCTGATCGATCTGCCGTGTTAAGCCATATAGGGAACACTTTTGGGGAAAGATCAGTGCTCTTGTGCAGACCACTAACTACCGGTCTGCTCTGATGGCAACATGTTGAAATGATTGGGTTGTGGCCATGACGGGCGTCATATCTTCCTCATCTAGAGCTCGGCTGACCAAGTCTTTCATTTATCAATCACTTAGAGATAGCACCATGTACAGCAGGTTAACATATAGATCATTTCAGCATTTTTATTCAACCGGGGTATTCAACTTGTACAAGGCTTTCTAGCCGACATGGAATCCCAAACGCCTGCCAGAGTGCTGTTCGCTGGCTATGCAGTCCGAACATACATCAATCATCTCGCTATGGCTTCCAGGCATAATACCCGTTGCCTATTTATAAATCGCAAACGCCGTTTTCCCTTGTTTTCCCATCATGTCCATATCTCAAAAATTTAGGCTGCGTCTAGTGGCCCTGGGCACGCTCAACATTGGGAAGCTCCTTGATAGCCTCAGAAATAATCTCGAGACCCTTTCGAAGCTCCTCTTCACTGATCACCAGAGGAGGCGCAAAGCGGATGATGTCGCCGTGAGTAGGCTTGGCAAGAAGACCCTTGCTCTTGAGTAGCAGGCACAGATCCCAGGCAGTTCGGCCGTTGGCGGCAGACTCGTCGATGACAACAGCGTTGAGGAGACCCTTTCCTCGGATCACCTTGAGGATAGGGGTGTTGAGAGCCTTGAGGCCATTGCGGAACATGTTAccgagcttctcagccttggcggtaagatcctcctcttccataaTCTCAAGAGCGCGGATCGAGACGGCACAGCCCAGAGGGTTACCACCGTAGGTAGAACCGTGAGTGCCGGGCTCGACGACCAGCATGACCTCCTTGCTGCTGAGAACGCAGCTCACAGGGTACATGCCACCAGAGATGGCCTTTCCGAGGGTAACGAGGTCgggcttgatgttggccCACTGGGAGCAGAGCATGCGTCCAGTTCGGCCGATACCAGTCTGGATCTCGTCACAGATGAACAAAACGTTGTGCTTGGTGCAGAGGGCCTGGACCTTGGCGAGGTAATCCTCATCGGggacaacaacaccagcctcACCCTGGATGGGCTCGCAGATGAAAGCAGCAGTTTCCTTGCCGTGagcctcaagaacctcctcGAGATCGGCAATGTTGTTGTATCGGATGGCCTTGCCAGTGGTGGGGTTGAAAGCACCAACATTGGGGACATAAGGACCGTAGTTTTCTCTTGATTCGGGGTCGACCGACAGAGTAATGGCGGTCATCTGGAGCATGTTAGCAACATTGCTTCTACTTTTTAAGGAATATTGGAACTTACGGTTCGACCGTGGAAGTTCTCGGAAACACCAAAGATCCAAGCCTTCTCCTGAGGAACACCCTTGACCTTGTACGCCCACTTGCGGGCAATCTTGATAGCAGTCTCAACGGCCTCAGCTCCAGTGCACATGGGCAGAACCATGTCGTAGCCGAAAACGCTGCGGACCTTCTCAGCCCACTTGGGGAAGACATCGTTGTAGAAGGCTCTGGAGCTGAGGGTCAATCGACCAGCCTGCTCGGCAAGAGTCTTGACGAGTTCGGGGTGGCAGTGGCCCTGGTTGACGGCGCTGTAGGCAGAGAGGAAGTCGTAGTAGTGGCGGCCCTCAGGATCCCAGACGTTGATGCCCTCAGCGCGGGAGAAGACCACGGGGAGAGGGTGGTAGTTGTGAGCGGCGTACTCCTCCTCAATGGCGATGGCCTTCTCGGTAGAGGTTGCATGGAACCGAGAGACGGCCTTTTCAGCGTGGGGAGACATTGTGATTGGGATGTGACGTCAAttggggttgttgttgtggtTGGTAAAGTAGAGTAGAGCAACAAGAGTAGGTAGAAAGTGAGGATATCGTGAATCAAGGCACTTCTTGTTGGTGAATTGAATAGATAGAAGGTAAGAACAAATGAAAGTTTGAGGACAACATGGCAGCTCTTTAAGGACCGATAGCGGGTTGACGGTTGACGGTTGTCGGCAAGCGGAGGCTTGTTGCGGACAGGAAAAGAGACAATATGTGATTTCTTAGGTAATTATTACAGCAAAACCAAGGCCGCATCTAGAGTTATTTGTCGACACTATACCCCTAAGTGCAAGTGGGAGCGACCAAGCGTGGGAGTGTGCGGGCGTGATGTTGcgaagttgaggttgtgaCGAAGCTGATTGGGTGAGAGGCCTGGGCGGAATTGGGCGGATGACCTACCGCCACGGCCGAGATGCCCGTGTTCAGTTTATACAGTGAGCgagtgtcttgtcttgtcttgtcatgACATGATGGAGGGGCATACCATCGCTTAACTATTACGGTCGTGAACCAAGACAATGGATGGATGTACGTATGTACATGTGCCGCTTCTCCAAATCTAGATCACTTCCTTTC is part of the Fusarium fujikuroi IMI 58289 draft genome, chromosome FFUJ_chr07 genome and encodes:
- a CDS encoding related to serine-threonine kinase encodes the protein MAARQESSTSSGSRKSGSRAVVGQFNIGSEIGKGSFAQVYLGWHKDTKAAVAIKSVELERLNKKLRENLYSEIQILKTLRHPHIVALHDCLESTSHINLIMEYCELGDLSLFIKKREKLATHPATHDMARKYPSAPNSGLHEVVIRHFLKQLTSALEFLRSKNYVHRDVKPQNLLLLPSRPFRDQRSRPVMQASQDSLIPIAGLASLPMLKLADFGFARVLPSTSLADTLCGSPLYMAPEILRYERYDAKADLWSVGTVLYEMSTGRPPFRARNHVELLRKIEAAEDVIKFPREVNISADLKALIRSLLKRSPVERLSFENFFAHQVVTNEIPGLVEDDIPKPVRQEPREVRSAFHGGSPSLSSRSPRQAGYESPRDGIASRSPRDQHSRSPQAASPGEGRYSRQSHDSQRPTGNSPREVGEGLGIRRPVAHHAATAPVQQRVQDRGNGRDKASPPTSLLNQARRDRALSNPSITEEEKAAQDVALEREYVVVERRHVEVNALADELAANERFGDPSSQRTGAMTRRYTQQGAPTSTSGAIATPSSRNALVTQSRHDRKSSYEKALSASPGSASSAISKAIQDASLRLFGFKVPPLRGTPKGPSPPLYQAFPTYPTPQAPVGLLGDGKNTYGTDEDARAAQAIEEFATRSDCVYGFAEVKYKQLVPLAPSADHILGGLEPDQLENEEDGLTVEAIVALSEEALVLYVKSLTLLARAMDIASVWWSKKSRGETGTGLSAAAAQSIVQRINAVVQWVRQRFNEVLEKSEIVRMKLTEAQKQLPEDHPSHPSNHGTESIASSAGGATKQVYLTPGISAEKLMYDRALEMSRAAAIDEVTNENLSGCEISYITAIRMLEAVLDNDDDSGSDARRLSTGKEDERDAIKETSGGELDSDEEAHVRKMIKMITGRLAAVRKKQQMIAEANSKTLQSYQQSTRRRSGDITPRSVPSHASS
- a CDS encoding probable ornithine aminotransferase translates to MSPHAEKAVSRFHATSTEKAIAIEEEYAAHNYHPLPVVFSRAEGINVWDPEGRHYYDFLSAYSAVNQGHCHPELVKTLAEQAGRLTLSSRAFYNDVFPKWAEKVRSVFGYDMVLPMCTGAEAVETAIKIARKWAYKVKGVPQEKAWIFGVSENFHGRTMTAITLSVDPESRENYGPYVPNVGAFNPTTGKAIRYNNIADLEEVLEAHGKETAAFICEPIQGEAGVVVPDEDYLAKVQALCTKHNVLFICDEIQTGIGRTGRMLCSQWANIKPDLVTLGKAISGGMYPVSCVLSSKEVMLVVEPGTHGSTYGGNPLGCAVSIRALEIMEEEDLTAKAEKLGNMFRNGLKALNTPILKVIRGKGLLNAVVIDESAANGRTAWDLCLLLKSKGLLAKPTHGDIIRFAPPLVISEEELRKGLEIISEAIKELPNVERAQGH